A window from Henckelia pumila isolate YLH828 unplaced genomic scaffold, ASM3356847v2 CTG_466, whole genome shotgun sequence encodes these proteins:
- the LOC140872511 gene encoding uncharacterized protein isoform X3, translated as MDQDQQWLISCLNASLDPDHQVRTFAETSLQQVSSQSGFGVALASIAANRNLSFGLRQLAAVLLKQYIKKHWSEDEEGFEHPVVSSDEKSSIRGILLSLLDDPHKKICTAVSVAVSTIAQYDWPDDWPDLAPFLLSLINDQSKLNAVHGAIRCLALISSDMDDKMVPKLIPVLFPCLLTIVSSPQIYDKCLRSKALSIVYNCTSVLGVLSGVYKMETSALLLPMLQPWMEQFSSILKHPVPSEDPDDWSIRMEVLKCLNQFVQYFPAIADTHFTVIVGPLWHTFVTSLGVYERSSIEGVEDSYDGRYDSDGSEKSLESFVIQLFEFLLTIVGSPKFVRVVMNNVKELVYYTIGFLQITEQQIHTWSLDANEYVADEDDNTYSCRVSGALLLEEIIASCGTEGLNAVIDSLKRRINESQQQKDTGTPGWWKLREATLFALGSVSEQLLQTEANGPALQNMMEQILIDDVATGVHVYPFLYARLFTSVAKFSSVMNQQVTEHFLYAAIKTVGMDVPPPVKVGACRALSELLPDSSGGILQPHALDLFSSLIDLLKNASDETMHLVLETLQAAVKAGDGILASIEPVISPIILNMWASHVSNPFIIIDALEVLEAIKNATGCIHPLVSRVLPYIIPVLSNPHQQPEGLVAAALDLVTMLVKNAPIDVVKAVHLVSFDPVVSIVLQSNDHSEMQNATQCLAALVSGGKQDLLAWSGDPGFIMKSLLDVASRLLDPDLESSGSLFVGSYILQLVLHLPSQMAQHIRDLVIALIRRMLSSQIAGLKSSLLLIFARLVHMSVPRVEQFIDLLVSIPVEGHQNSFAYVMFEWTRQQGEVQGAYQIKVTTTALALLLLTGHVELGNIKVQGHLTKSAVGITTRSKAKLVPDQWTLSSLPEKILALLADGLLEIQEQVDGNNEDSDWEEVQNGDNEHEEGIDDFQYSVGAASQGRPTYEYLDAMAKAFDVDQDDDYEDEYLSSADPLNEINLATNLIEFFMKFSDRDRSYFELLFQSLTKDQQNAIRMVLKR; from the exons ATGGATCAAGATCAGCAATGGCTCATCAGCTGCTTGAACGCGTCGCTCGATCCCGACCACCAAGTTCGAACATTCGCGGAGACCTCACTTCAGCAAGTGTCTTCGCAGTCAG gttttggTGTGGCCTTAGCTAGCATTGCTGCGAACCGAAATCTCTCATTTGGATTAAGACAG TTAGCAGCAGTCCTGCTAAAGCAATATATAAAGAAACACTGGAGTGAAGATGAGGAAGGCTTTGAGCATCCTGTTGTTTCCAGTGATGAAAAG TCATCCATACGTGGAATACTTCTTTCATTGTTAGATGATCCACACAAGAAGATCTGTACTGCGGTTAGTGTGGCTGTATCAACAATTGCACAGTATGACTGGCCGGATGATTGGCCGGATCTAGCTCCCTTCCTTTTAAGTTTGATTAATGACCAGAGTAAACTGAACGCTG TGCACGGGGCTATAAGATGCTTGGCACTTATTTCTTCAGATATGGATGATAAGATGGTTCCTAAACTTATACCAGTTTTATTCCCGTGCTTGCTCACAATTGTGTCATCTCCTCAG ATCTATGATAAATGTCTCAGGTCTAAAGCGCTTTCAATAGTGTACAATTGCACTTCAGTGCTCGGGGTTTTGAGTGGTGTATATAAG ATGGAAACAAGTGCCTTGCTGCTACCAATGCTCCAGCCTTGGATGGAGCAATTCTCTTCAATCCTAAAACACCCAGTGCCATCTGAAGATCCTGATGATTGGAGCATCCGGATGGAG GTTTTAAAGTGCCTGAATCAGTTTGTTCAATACTTTCCAGCCATAGCCGATACTCATTTTACTG TTATTGTAGGGCCATTGTGGCATACGTTTGTAACATCCTTAGGAGTCTACGAGCGATCTTCAATTGAAGGTGTTGAAGATTCTTATGATGGGAGATATGATTCTGATGGCTCAGAAAAAAGTCTTGAGTCCTTTGTCATTCAG TTATTTGAGTTTTTATTGACTATTGTTGGAAGCCCAAAATTTGTAAGG GTTGTTATGAACAATGTGAAGGAGTTGGTTTACTATACCATTGGTTTCCTACAAATTACAGAACAACAG ATTCATACCTGGTCTCTGGATGCTAATGAATATGTTGCTGATGAGGATGACAATACATATAGTTGTCGTGTGTCTG GAGCACTTCTACTGGAAGAGATAATTGCTTCTTGTGGAACGGAGGGATTAAATGCTGTAATTGACTCTTTGAAAAGGCGAATAAATGAGTCTCAGCAACAGAAAGATACCGGTACTCCAGGATGGTGGAAA TTGCGGGAGGCTACTCTTTTTGCCTTGGGTTCTGTATCAGAGCAGTTGCTTCAAACAGAG GCTAATGGACCAGCACTGCAAAATATGATGGAGCAAATTTTAATTGATGATGTGGCAACAG GAGTACATGTCTATCCTTTTCTTTATGCACGCTTGTTTACATCCGTTGCAAAGTTCTCTTCTGTG ATGAACCAACAAGTGACAGAGCATTTTCTATATGCTGCTATTAAGACAGTGGGCATGGATGT GCCCCCACCTGTGAAAGTTGGTGCATGTCGAGCGCTATCTGAACTCCTACCAGATTCTTCTGGAGGGATTCTTCAGCCTCATGCTTTGGATTTATTCTCGTCACTTATAGATCTTCTCAAGAAT GCATCTGACGAGACTATGCACTTGGTGCTTGAAACCCTGCAGGCAGCTGTGAAGGCTG GTGATGGGATATTAGCTTCAATTGAACCAGTTATCTCTCCTATTATCCTTAATATGTGGGCCTCACATGTCTCAAACCCTTTCATCATTATTGACGCTCTGGAGGTTCTGGAG GCAATAAAAAATGCAACCGGTTGCATTCATCCTCTGGTTTCTCGAGTTTTACCTTATATCATACCAGTTCTCAGTAAC CCACATCAACAACCTGAAGGATTAGTTGCTGCAGCGCTGGATCTTGTAACAATGTTAGTGAAG AATGCTCCTATTGATGTGGTGAAAGCAGTGCACCTAGTTTCTTTTGATCCTGTTGTTAGTATAGTCCTCCAGAGTAACGACCACAGTGAGATGCAG AATGCAACCCAGTGCTTAGCTGCTCTAGTGTCTGGTGGAAAACAAGATTTGCTTGCTTGGAGTGGGGATCCTGGATTTATAATGAAAAGTTTACTTGATGTGGCTTCAAG GCTTCTAGATCCTGATTTGGAAAGCTCAGGATCACTTTTTGTTGGTAGTTACATTCTACAATTAGTTTTACATCTGCCTTCACAAATGGCACAGCACATTAGAGACCTTGTCATCGCTCTTATCAGACGCATGCTATCTTCTCAAATTGCCGGACTGAAAAGCTCATTACTTCTAATTTTTGCTAGACTG GTTCACATGAGTGTCCCTCGTGTCGAACAATTTATTGATCTGCTGGTCTCAATCCCAGTTGAAGGTCATCAAAACTCCTTTGCATATGTAATGTTTGAATGGACTAGACAGCAAG GTGAAGTTCAGGGAGCCTACCAAATTAAAGTGACGACCACTGCTTTAGCATTATTGTTATTGACCGGGCATGTTGAGTTGGGAAATATCAAAGTCCAAGGCCATCTTACCAAG TCTGCCGTGGGGATAACCACCCGTTCCAAAGCAAAGCTAGTACCAGATCAGTGGACACTATCATCACTTCCCGAGAAG attctagctTTGTTGGCAGACGGTTTACTTGAAATCCAAGAGCAAGTCGATGGCAATAATGAG GACAGTGATTGGGAAGAAGTTCAGAATGGAGACAATGAACACGAAGAAGGCATTGACGATTTCCAATATTCAGTTGGCGCTGCATCACAAGGCAGACCTACATATGAATATCTTGACGCCATGGCCAAGGCCTTCGATGTG GACCAAGATGATGACTATGAAGATGAATATCTCAGCAGCGCAGATCCACTGAACGAG ATAAATTTGGCTACTAATCTCATCGAGTTCTTCATGAAGTTCTCCGATCGTGACAGATCATATTTCGAACTACTATTCCAG AGTTTAACCAAAGACCAACAAAATGCTATCCGAATGGTTTTAAAACGGTGA